The following proteins are co-located in the Hevea brasiliensis isolate MT/VB/25A 57/8 chromosome 11, ASM3005281v1, whole genome shotgun sequence genome:
- the LOC110641696 gene encoding polyphenol oxidase, chloroplastic, translated as MLSSTLKPSMGSFFPYTNATPFIISNSSLFCLSFPNTSQLSITKKRNHPYVPRVISCKATNDDHQNPITRRDVLISLGGFCGATTLGDPFAFAKPISTPEPTKCGKADLPNYAKPPTNCCPPTSTKILDFKLPSSQSPLRIRPAAHLADDAYIAKYSKAVKLMKALPEDDPRSFMQQAKVHCAYCNGAYDQVGFPDLQIQVHNSWLFFPFHRYYLYFHEKILGKLIDDPTFALPYWNWDSPKGMQLPALYANPKSPLYDQYRNKNHQPPTIVDLDYNATEGPTPEQETISSNLTIMYRQMISNGKTAKLFLGSPYRAGDEPDPGAGSIENIPHNPLHVWTGDNFQRNLENMGNFYSAGRDPIFFAHHSNVDRMWTIWKTLGGKRTEFTDPDWLDAAFLLYDENANLVRVKVRDCIDHKKLRYAYQEVEIPWLKSRPTPRRLIKKMAKVFHHHDQVAQAAETQNLTPTNSFPLKLDKVIRTMVSRPKKSRSKKEKEEEEEILVINGIEFERDAVVKFDVYVNDEHDSPSGPNKSEFAGSFVNVPHAHKHGKKMKTCLRLGITDLLEDLGAEDDDNVVVALVPRIGKGQVRIGGIKIELAQD; from the coding sequence ATGCTATCATCAACGCTTAAACCAAGCATgggttctttctttccttacaccAATGCTACACCCTTTATTATTTCTAACTCCTCTTTGTTCTGCCTATCCTTCCCAAACACATCTCAACTTTCCATTACCAAAAAACGAAACCATCCTTATGTTCCCAGGGTAATTTCTTGCAAAGCCACAAATGATGATCACCAAAACCCTATCACTAGGAGAGATGTACTCATTAGTCTAGGAGGATTCTGTGGTGCAACCACTCTTGGTGACCCGTTTGCCTTTGCTAAGCCAATCTCAACCCCAGAACCAACCAAATGTGGCAAAGCAGACTTGCCGAACTATGCCAAACCCCCCACCAACTGTTGCCCTCCAACATCCACAAAGATATTAGACTTTAAGCTTCCTTCTTCACAGTCTCCATTGCGCATTAGACCTGCAGCTCATTTGGCTGATGATGCTTACATAGCCAAGTACTCCAAAGCTGTTAAGCTCATGAAAGCCCTCCCTGAAGATGACCCTCGTAGCTTTATGCAACAAGCCAAAGTTCACTGTGCTTATTGTAATGGCGCTTATGATCAAGTGGGGTTTCCAGACTTACAAATTCAAGTTCATAACTCGTGGCTTTTCTTTCCCTTTCATAGATACTATCTCTATTTCCATGAAAAAATCTTGGGAAAACTGATTGATGATCCAACTTTCGCTTTGCCTTATTGGAACTGGGATTCCCCCAAAGGAATGCAATTACCAGCCctatatgctaaccctaaatcaCCACTTTATGACCAGTATCGCAACAAGAATCACCAGCCGCCAACAATAGTTGATCTTGACTACAATGCCACCGAAGGCCCCACACCAGaacaagaaacaatttctagcaatcttACCATAATGTACAGGCAAATGATTTCGAATGGCAAGACTGCTAAGCTCTTTCTCGGGAGTCCCTACCGTGCCGGCGATGAACCAGACCCTGGAGCCGGTTCTATTGAGAACATCCCGCATAATCCACTACACGTCTGGACTGGGGATAATTTCCAGCGAAATCTAGAAAACATGGGAAATTTCTACTCAGCTGGAAGAGATCCAATATTTTTCGCTCATCACTCCAACGTTGATCGAATGTGGACGATATGGAAAACATTAGGAGGTAAGCGAACTGAGTTCACTGATCCTGATTGGCTTGATGCAGCGTTTCTTTTATACGACGAGAATGCCAATCTTGTTCGTGTAAAGGTTCGGGACTGTATTGACCATAAAAAACTAAGATATGCTTATcaagaagttgaaattccttggCTGAAATCCAGGCCAACACCAAGAAGGTTAATCAAGAAAATGGCTAAGGTTTTTCATCACCATGACCAGGTAGCTCAAGCAGCTGAAACACAGAATTTGACACCAACAAATTCATTCCCTTTAAAGTTGGATAAAGTGATACGCACTATGGTTAGTAGGCCAAAGAAATCAAGAAGcaagaaagagaaagaagaggaagaggaaatTTTAGTGATAAATGGGATAGAGTTTGAAAGAGATGCAGTGGTGAAGTTTGATGTGTATGTAAATGATGAGCATGATTCACCAAGTGGACCAAACAAGTCTGAGTTTGCAGGAAGCTTTGTGAATGTGCCACATGCACATAAACATGGGAAGAAAATGAAGACATGTTTGAGATTAGGGATTACAGATTTATTGGAGGATTTGGGCGCCGAAGATGATGATAATGTGGTGGTGGCCTTGGTGCCTAGGATTGGCAAGGGTCAGGTTAGAATTGGTGGTATCAAAATTGAATTGGCTCAAGATTGA